One window of Halorussus sp. MSC15.2 genomic DNA carries:
- a CDS encoding VWA domain-containing protein, producing MNLPFDAPVEFARPVVLAAVPVAAVALWLLVRESSTATELTGDSDDRDGGRTDDVVGRRTHVALWSTRFVVVTCLVVAAAGPTTVSTATTAGDPQVTMLVDDSASMGVHSPVADDLEAGIEDEGVAVNRVTVATGNRSRVGSGIVANVRPNGSLLVVSDGQVTGGASLSRATDLARSVNATINRVRLTQNQSDARVSVSGPRKASVGVENRFGVTAAGLDGAPTDATVTVSADGSQVASRQVPEDGSFTVTHTFNDTGPHRITARLDSDDAYEVNDVYRKTVQVVEQPRVLYVSRGDYAFEGYLRELYNVTRAESVPADLDDYYAVVVHDVAAPDLGNVGALQEHVIDGGGLLVVGGEHAYEKGRYGNSRISSLLPVEVGGSTGPKSRVVLAVDVSGSAKSGMRVQKALALDVLSQLGNRNEAGIVAFERNAYRVADLASLKTDRETLQRKIRSLESGGGTRISAGLLGASKMLGENGGTVILLSDGRDSAKPTFAAAEKLADRDVRVVSVGVGSVNERVLRGVAERTGGSFLLADETDRLRVRFGGQNRRYSGDHAVVVDDGHFVTRGVSPTASLPGANQVSVKEGADLLVATGYGAPAVSAWRFGLGRVAAVTAYGADGSLGDLRSKPNSLLLSRSVNWAIGDPQRKATGVVAAPDTRVGESTTLVYAGENPPESADLSFSEVAPGRYEARSAPTRPGYREVLGSAYAVNYPAEYAALGASPELKRAVERTGGRTFSADSPAAIASAVERQSTRKRRVERSWDWAFLLAGLLVFVGEVCARRLRRRRGQEVIP from the coding sequence GCGGACGGACCGACGACGTAGTGGGCCGCCGCACCCACGTCGCGCTCTGGTCGACGCGCTTCGTCGTCGTCACCTGCCTCGTCGTCGCGGCCGCGGGTCCGACGACCGTCTCCACCGCGACCACGGCGGGCGACCCGCAGGTCACGATGCTGGTGGACGACTCGGCGAGCATGGGCGTCCACTCGCCGGTCGCAGACGACCTCGAAGCCGGAATCGAGGACGAGGGCGTCGCGGTGAACCGCGTCACGGTCGCCACCGGCAATCGGTCGCGCGTCGGGTCCGGAATCGTGGCCAACGTCCGCCCGAACGGGAGTCTGCTGGTGGTCTCGGACGGGCAGGTCACCGGCGGCGCGTCGCTGTCGCGGGCGACCGACCTCGCTCGCTCGGTGAACGCCACTATCAACCGGGTCCGACTGACTCAGAACCAGTCGGACGCCCGCGTATCCGTCTCCGGGCCGCGGAAGGCCAGCGTCGGCGTCGAGAACCGATTCGGTGTGACGGCCGCCGGACTCGACGGTGCGCCGACGGACGCGACCGTCACCGTCTCCGCCGACGGGTCGCAGGTCGCCTCCCGGCAGGTTCCCGAGGACGGGTCGTTCACCGTCACGCACACCTTCAACGATACCGGACCCCACCGAATCACGGCCCGTCTCGACAGCGACGACGCCTACGAGGTCAACGACGTGTATCGCAAGACGGTGCAGGTCGTGGAACAACCGCGGGTCCTCTACGTGAGTCGCGGCGACTACGCCTTCGAGGGGTACCTCCGGGAACTCTACAACGTCACCCGCGCGGAGTCGGTGCCCGCAGACCTCGACGACTACTACGCGGTCGTCGTCCACGACGTGGCCGCGCCCGACCTCGGCAACGTCGGCGCGCTTCAGGAACACGTCATCGACGGCGGGGGCCTGCTCGTGGTCGGGGGCGAACACGCTTACGAGAAGGGCCGATACGGCAACTCCCGGATTTCGTCGCTGCTCCCGGTCGAGGTCGGCGGTTCGACCGGCCCCAAGTCCCGCGTCGTGCTGGCGGTGGACGTGTCGGGGAGCGCGAAGTCGGGCATGCGAGTCCAGAAGGCGCTCGCGCTCGACGTTCTCTCGCAGTTGGGGAACCGAAACGAGGCGGGCATCGTCGCGTTCGAGCGGAACGCCTACCGGGTCGCCGACCTCGCGTCGCTGAAGACCGACCGCGAGACGTTGCAGCGGAAGATTCGAAGCCTCGAAAGCGGCGGCGGGACCCGAATCAGCGCGGGGTTGCTCGGCGCGTCGAAGATGCTCGGGGAGAACGGCGGCACCGTCATCCTCCTGAGCGACGGCCGCGACTCCGCGAAGCCGACGTTCGCGGCGGCCGAGAAACTCGCCGACCGGGACGTCCGGGTCGTCAGCGTGGGCGTCGGCAGCGTGAACGAACGCGTCCTCCGCGGGGTCGCCGAGCGCACCGGCGGGTCGTTCCTGCTGGCCGACGAGACCGACCGACTCCGAGTCCGGTTCGGCGGCCAGAACCGTCGGTACAGCGGCGACCACGCGGTCGTGGTGGACGACGGCCACTTCGTCACTCGCGGGGTCTCACCGACCGCTTCGCTTCCCGGAGCCAATCAGGTGAGCGTGAAGGAGGGCGCTGACCTGCTGGTCGCGACCGGCTACGGCGCGCCCGCCGTCTCGGCGTGGCGCTTCGGTCTCGGCCGGGTGGCCGCCGTCACGGCCTACGGCGCGGACGGGAGTCTCGGCGACCTGCGGTCGAAGCCGAACTCGCTGCTGCTCTCGCGGTCGGTGAACTGGGCCATCGGTGACCCCCAGCGGAAGGCGACCGGCGTCGTGGCCGCGCCGGACACCCGCGTCGGCGAGTCGACGACGCTCGTCTACGCGGGCGAGAATCCGCCCGAGAGCGCCGACCTGTCGTTCTCGGAGGTCGCGCCCGGCCGGTACGAAGCCCGGAGCGCGCCGACCCGACCGGGATACCGCGAGGTTCTCGGGAGCGCGTACGCGGTCAACTACCCCGCCGAGTACGCCGCGCTCGGCGCGTCGCCCGAACTGAAGCGGGCGGTCGAGCGAACCGGCGGTCGGACGTTCTCGGCGGACAGTCCCGCGGCCATCGCCTCGGCGGTCGAGCGACAGTCGACTCGAAAGCGTCGAGTCGAGCGGTCGTGGGACTGGGCGTTTCTCCTCGCGGGCCTGCTGGTCTTCGTCGGCGAGGTCTGCGCTCGGCGGCTCCGCCGTCGCCGCGGTCAGGAAGTGATACCATGA
- a CDS encoding MoxR family ATPase: MTDRKSAIDDVTNRIRAIRSEVRERIVGQEQVVDHVLACLLCDGNALLESTPGLGKTLLVRTLAEVTGLSFSRIQNTPDLMPSDVIGTEMVRETETGRTFTFEKGPVFANLVLSDEINRATPKTQSALLEAMEEGQVTAGNETYDLPEPFFVLATQNPIDQEGTYPLPEAQSDRFLMKILVDYPDAEAEREIVDRYTRDVDASVSVEPQVSTGELRKMQQLTHQVPIADDLRDLAVDVVRETRSADDLEYGASPRASMSLVRAAKARALVAGRSHVGSEDVTEMAVPVLRHRVVVDFRAEREGMTPDDVITALVEDR, translated from the coding sequence ATGACTGACCGAAAATCGGCTATCGACGACGTGACGAACCGCATTCGAGCGATACGGTCCGAGGTGCGCGAGCGCATCGTCGGACAGGAGCAGGTGGTAGACCACGTGTTGGCCTGCCTGCTCTGCGACGGCAACGCCCTGTTGGAGAGCACGCCGGGTCTCGGCAAGACGCTGCTCGTCAGGACGCTGGCGGAGGTGACCGGACTCTCGTTCTCGCGCATCCAGAACACGCCGGACCTGATGCCCTCGGACGTCATCGGCACCGAGATGGTCCGCGAGACCGAGACCGGCCGGACGTTCACCTTCGAGAAGGGACCGGTGTTCGCCAACCTCGTCCTCTCCGACGAGATAAACCGGGCGACGCCCAAGACCCAGTCGGCCCTGCTCGAAGCCATGGAGGAGGGGCAAGTGACCGCCGGGAACGAGACCTACGACCTGCCCGAACCGTTCTTCGTGCTGGCGACCCAGAACCCCATCGACCAAGAGGGGACTTACCCCCTGCCGGAGGCCCAGTCCGACCGCTTCCTGATGAAGATACTCGTGGACTACCCCGACGCGGAGGCCGAGCGCGAAATCGTGGACCGGTACACTCGCGACGTGGATGCCTCGGTCTCGGTCGAACCGCAGGTCTCGACCGGCGAACTCCGGAAGATGCAGCAGTTGACCCATCAGGTCCCCATCGCCGACGACCTCCGGGACCTCGCGGTGGACGTCGTGCGCGAGACGCGGAGCGCCGACGACCTCGAATACGGCGCGAGTCCGCGCGCCAGCATGTCGCTGGTCCGGGCGGCGAAGGCCCGCGCGCTCGTGGCGGGCCGGTCTCACGTCGGGAGCGAGGACGTGACCGAGATGGCCGTCCCCGTCCTCCGCCACCGCGTCGTCGTGGACTTCCGGGCCGAGCGCGAGGGGATGACCCCGGACGACGTGATAACCGCGCTGGTCGAGGACCGATGA